The Acanthochromis polyacanthus isolate Apoly-LR-REF ecotype Palm Island chromosome 10, KAUST_Apoly_ChrSc, whole genome shotgun sequence genome includes the window ACTGTGACCTCCTTAAGTTACATCAGTAGGTATGACACAGTTTACCTGCCAAGTCATTCATACTGAAAATGAAGCTAGAAAAAGTTAAATAACACTTTTATGGGTATAGATTGCACAAATGTGACTTATATTTGTCTATTTCAGATTCACTGATAGGAAATAAAATGCTACAAACCCCTTTTTGTCTGCCCTTTGAAGCACTTTGTGACTAATCTATAAATAAtgattaatattattatattatagcAGTGGTCAGGCTGTCCAAACTGCACATgagataagaaaagaaaaatgcccTAATTAGATTAATTTAAATTGACTTTAGGTGTAACTGTGTCAgtgtaaaactgtttttttagtATGAGGCTTCTATTCAAGAATGAAATGGCAAAATAGTTACGTTAATCcaaatgttttacatttatttgaggGAAAGTCATACAAAGAGTTGTGGTACACAGGTGCAGTCTGCATATAGTGTTGGATAGGAAGACATTTCACAGGTGTTGTCctataaatacatataaacacactactgttcagaagtttgaggtcacttacaaatgccctgatttttgaaagaaaagcagtttttttcaatgaagatagcattaaattaatcagaaacacagtctagacatggttaatgtgttaaatgactattctagctgaaaacagctgatttttaatggaatatctccataggggtacagaggaacatttccagcaaccatcactcctgtgttctaatgctacattgtgttagctaatggtgttgaaaggctcattgatgattagaaaacccttgtgcagttatgttagcacatgaataaaagtgtgagttttcatggaaaacatgattcACACAtatgccatattccttccatttctaaATTCTGGATTAAACTGCAATCAAGGGGTTATTCATGGACTTGGAATTTTTTTGTATCCATTCAAGTGACAGTTACAGTGTAACAACAAATGGTAGAGTACTCAGTAATGTCAGTTATCCATATACAAACATTAACCACCATGTGTTACTGAACTGAGCAGCTgttccattcattcattcattaatcTGCAGCGTCTGTCCCTCTAAAATGACATATTCCAGCTCTAACAGTGAACTCGCATTTATCAAGAACCCCTGATGCACTCAGCAGATGTACACGGTGTAAATATaacacacattttaacatgCAACAGCATTTTAGAGTAAATAACAGTGAGTCAGtgctgtgagttttttttttattaatatcagCAGAACTGACATTATAGGTGACAGATCACATCAGAGCTTGACAGAACTCTAGATGTGTTAAATAACGTGTCTCTCAAAAGGATGTTTTTGGTGTTATGCAAGCACTTTTATGCAACAGTGACTGGCTAAACTGGCTGGTGAAATTATAAAACTGTTCTCAGGCAGTCACACAGTTTGATAAGTTGACATTTGACCAGACTTTATAGTACCCACAAAAATGATCTCAGAGGCAATAACAAGAGGAACATCCTTCCTTGTTTGGTACTGATATGgagtaatgttttgttttcaggtgtAAAACCAGTGTGAAAGGTGAGCAAGTCCACAGTGCCTATAAAAGGTATTTACTCTCCTCGAACGCTTTcctcttttattgtgttttattctgtttcgtTTGCGGCCACAGTTCCAGGACAAAGAGGGAGGTTTTTGATGAGAATTTACTGAGAAAGACTCATTCACATCAAAGTGAAAGCAGATGTTTTACAAAGTaatgaaaattaatttaaaagtgTTGAACTCATttaaagtccatccatccattatctatacaccacttaatcctgaTTAAAGTCGCAgagagctggagtctatcacaGCTGACACCCTGGACATTCTTGACTTTATCTACgccatgaagacaaaacaaccCTCCAAGCATCTCTGTGAaaaggttattgaaaagcatCAGCCAGGTGATGGACACGTGAAAATTTCTAAGTCACTGAATAAAATCTGgagtacagttaaatccatcattaagaaatgaaaagagtATGACGCATGTGTAAATCTGCCTCGTCCTCAAAATCTGAGTGACAGAGCAAGAAAGAATCCAGTGAGGGATGAGTCCTCTGAAGGAGCTACAAGCTTCAGTAACTTGGAAATTGTAAACCTGCTTCCATTTGATGACTTATGGTTTGAAAAAGCTTTTCGCAGAGTTGCTTGGAGAGTTCTTCTATCTTCATAGTGCAGCTAAAGCCAGGAGTCACAGTGACTAGATCTGGAGTTTCGGTCCAAAATTTGCCAAAGTGCTCTTGAGGAATGCAGTTTATTCCCAATCtcaatcagccgtttccagctagaatagttgtttaccacattaacaatatctagactggatttatgattcatttaatgtgatctacactgaaaaaaagcttttctttaaaaaattatgacatttgtaaatgacctcaaacatctgaacggtagtgtaaatgtatgtatatacaGGACAACCTCTGTTAAATGTCCTCATATCCTGCATTATATTCAGACTGCGTGTTTGTGCCATAACTCACTGCATAGCTTTCCCcctaaataaatacaattcaTCTAGATGATGTTAacttttttgccatttcattCTTGAAAGGAATAtcaatttttaaatgataaaaatgtgactgaaaagaAATCTGTTTTGCAATGACACAATTACTTCAAAAGTCAGTTCTAATTAATGTAGGTCACgctgtttttttcagtgcacAGTTGGTCTCTGGTGCAGTTTGGACATCCTGACCTCtgttaatattaaaatattcatttatagAGCAGTCACAAAGTGTGTCAAAGGGGCAGCAAATAAGATGTTTGTGGCATTTTATGTGAACTCAGACaaataaatgtcacatttatgCAACTGACACTCATATTAGCGTTCTTTAGCcttccagtttgtgcatatgTAACTTGGCACGTAAAGTGTGCCATACAGACTGATGTAAGTTAAGCAGGTCACAGTCCACAGTCATTCTGAGAAAACTCACGAGTCATGATTACATATATAATACTTGGATTGACTTATTGATAATGCTAACGTCCTGCTGCTGTGGTGGACCCTGCAGCCAGCTCAGCCCTCTGACCTCCGCCGGTGCCCCGCCTGCGGTCCCCCGGTGACCCGGCCCCGATGCAGGTCAGACGGCTCCTTGCTGCGGCCCCGACGCTGAAACTGTTACAAGGCGGATTGTTTTGTAACACTTTTTCTAAACTCGTCCAATGAGAGCAGCTGCCGGCCGTCACATGACACACTTTTacataacagttttttttctgctcgtCTGCTCCATTGAGAATAATGTGTGTACTTGATGGGCTGCACCATGACCAAGCGCTTCAGTCGCTGCGTCCCAGCAGAGGAAAACACCGCACGGAGCAGCCGAGCCCCTGACCGGGGGATGCTGCACACACAGCCAAGGATAGACGTCCAGCTGCCTGCTCTGTATGGGGACAGAGAGTGAGAGTATGCTGCATCTGGCAGCGGAGGCTTTCCAGTCTAAAAACTTCGACCTGGCCGCGGAGATCTACGAGTGCCAGCTAGCGGGGGTCGGAGATCCGGGGAGCCGGCTGGAGCTGATGGTCAAGCGGGCTGACGCGCTCGCATTCGGGGGCAAATTCACGGAAGCTTTTGACGTGTACAGAAAAGCCTCGGAGATAGAGAGACTGAGACCGGCTCACCTGACCAACCTCACAGAGTACCTGTCTGGAAGTATCAGGAGGCAGGACGGCGAGGGGAGCCGGCGAGGCAGCccggggagggaggaggaggcggcggcTTCAGGTGCCACAGGTAGCGGCTATGAGGACTTCTGCTGCCGGATCTGTCTGAGCTTCCTGTTCGAGCCGGTCACTCTGCCCTGCGGACACTGCTTCTGCAAGAAGTGTCTGGAGcgggagaggaaggagaaggagcGGCCGGTGATGTGCAAGCAGTGCAGGGACAGCTCCAGGGTGGCCGACGTGCAGAGCTACCGGGTGAACGTGGTGCTCAGCAGCCTGCTGGCCAAGTGGTTCCCGGCCCTGCATCAGGCCGGCCGGCTGCGGCGGGAAGGCAACGGGCTGTACGCCGAGAAGAAGATGGAAGCAGCGCTGGAGAAATACCACCAAGCCATACTGATAGGTAGGACATCACACTGTTTATCCATgcgttttattttattagaatATGTGGGCCTGCGCTTGTGCAACTTAAGTTCACAATAACATGTCAGATGTTTTTATGAAACAGCAATAAACTCCATCAATAAGGCCCACTTTATTGTACATAACAGTAGTTTCATAAGTGTGTCACATTCTCAGTGAGCGGCAGAGGCTCCTCTCTGCGGCCATGTGTTGGGTAACAGGGTTATGTAGGCTGAGCTACTGGACCAAACATTGCGTAAGCACGTAACCCGCCTCCCTCAGCTCCTCATTGTGTAACGTCAGACAATGAATCAGGCAAATGTAGGTCAAGGGTATTATTGCAGGTCACCACTAGGCTCAGTGATGTTGACAGGCAACACAACCAAATACAAAATGGAATATTCAAATGCTTAAAAgccatgaacaaaacaaaaagtagcCTCCCATGCTCACAATAACTTACAAGATAATATTTCACATCCTTACAGTGGGGATACTATGTTAATATTTGGCAAACAGACTTACCTAaagcaggagaaagaaaaaaaaaacaaaggccacaatttaataaacaaagaaaatgaagacaTACAGTACAAAATCATAATTATTACATGTGGAACTGATATTAAGCATTTCATTTTAACAGCTacttaaaaaagaaagagagaaagtgtcTCCTCTGATGGGTTCAGATCTTTGAAAGTCATCATAAAGTCACTGCAATTGTGTTTCAAGTCTTGCCCTAAAAGTGGTCCCAGGGGCTTGTGATTGATTCCAGGCTGACTAGAAGTGATTTTACACTCATAAAAAGGCTGCTTGTTTAATCAGCAAAAGTGAACAATGAAAAGGGGGTCatggaaacattaaaaaagtcaCCTTAACTGCACAAAGCCAATGAAGAACCTATAATACAGCTTTTAGAAaccaacacagcagcagcagaggtgtaTACAGGTGGATGTAAAGTGCTGGGAGGACCACTAtgaaaaaagtggaaaatccaacctttaattcaagtgcatttattcagtggggaataaatcagacattaagaaataattcttttacatcaaatcatgtgtgccacaattattagcacccctgatgttaatactttgtacaactcccttttgccaacaaaacagcacctaatcctCTCccataatacatttttctacaatttttagTGTGaaagtatgcttctgcaataaaaattgagtTTATTTCAagcctttcaacacatcttaaccaggggtgccaataattgtggagggcgctgtatttatatatatatagtgtgtatatatatatagtattttAGTGATGGATGCAGTTGTTGCATTTCATTCTAATAATAAATGGGATGACCATCCTCTGCTGCGGCCACAGTGTCAGAGATACTTGGCCTGACCTCCTTTGCCTTCACAGCGCTGCATCTATTGGCCGCTTGTGTAAGTTTAAAGCAGTGGACTCCTTCAAGATCTGTGCCATAGTTCCATTAGACAGCTGAAAGTTTGAATATGCATATTCAAACTTTCATTATTATATGCATAATattttctggtctttttttcccctcaatttTAAGCTTTGCAGCACTGTACTGTTCAAAAAGCATGCTTAGCAAAGGTCTTGATAACAGAAGCGACTGTGTAATTATCATTCGGCataattttgcacaaaattcCCCAACACTGGCTTCAGTGAAGAATTTGTGCATCTCAGGAAAGCCAAAGAAGGGTGTGGACATGCAAAATTTATTCCTGTATTCTTCATTTATTGCTGTTTGGTTTGCATTTATTACATGTGTCTTGGTATTAGTGAAAATAAAGTTTGccatcaaaagtttggacacaccaaATCATTCTATGGATTAGATTAAATTATTTTgcacattgtagattaatactgaagacatcaaactataaaataatacatatggaATCATGTTGTCAACAAAAAAGTGCTTATCTTCagcattaatctacaatgtagaaaataacacaaatcaaaagcactgaatgagaaggtgtgtccaaaatgtctcatgtCTTAGATAAAACCGCTAACTTGCTTTGAGTTTGTCCTAGTTTCACTCTGTGTTTGCATTATACAATCGTCCTTCAGCACCATCCAAAAATCTGTCATCGCTCTCACCTCCAGACATAAATCTGGTCCCCGGATCAGAGTTAACCTGTTATTATGGGGTGGAGCCTCAGAGCTGTTTCTAGGTTACGATCAGGGTTGTGTTTGTGGCATGCAGCAGTTTGGGGACGTCTCCAAGGAATTAATGCAGCACAAAAACCTCAGAGCTATAATTAGCAGgagtgtgtttctctgcacataCATTCACGCTGCCTGAAGGAAATCCAGAGATAATCAATATTTCTTGTGCCGCCGTGCATTTAAATCCacaatgtgaaaacattttatcaGGTAAAACGATCCTTTTAGCTCAGAGTTTCTTCCTAAACTGATGTTTCTGCTTTGATTTCTTTTGTGATTTACTCCACGCGTCTTAACAGAAACCAGGAAAAACGCTTCCTTCTGATTCCCATAGGGCCAAGTGCAACATTTGCATAAGTTTGTATAGTTACGAAACCTGGAATGTGGGTGACCTTGATAGTGCTGCATGGTTTTGTAAGGCAGCAGCTTTTCATAACACATTTTATAATGTGAAACTGATCCATTTTACACATCCCTTCTGTCAAACAACTTGAGTCATTATATCACAGGTAAATTGAGCTTGTTAAGACCGAACAAGACTTAtggacttatttttttaaatcctgcagctgGTTGCGAAACAGTTGCATGAAAGGGGTCAGGAGTCTTACAGAGTATATGAAGGTCTTAGCTGAAGGGAGGAGTTctgaaacagagacagagagttGTTTCATGATTTAAAGAATATTATGTTCAGTTTAAGTcatttattagaaaaaaaaatgcatgaaatttGCTGATTCtcatcttttctttgttgtacCTTCAATGTAAATTTAATGTCTGTACTTTTACtctattttttctgttcttcttagACCTAAAAGTAACAGATATATTAATCTACAAGTTAGTTTACGGATGAATTGATTGCTTAGTgtttgaaaaagcaaaaaactaaaaacatccagcctaaaaaaatccaagatgatatttaaaatgttctttttaggAAGAATTCTACTTgctaaaagatttttaaaaacaggacCCAAACAAGCCCTTAGATTTATGAAACTGAAATCACAGAATACTTAGTGTGtttagaagaaaaaatagacagaaattAAGTCTGTAGTCTCTCAATTAAATCACTGCTGCTATGCCACCCTGTTATAAATCAttgtactctttttttttttttaggtctgCCAAACATATTTCAGTTATTAATTATTCTACCAGTGAATTTCTTGATGAATTAATTCTTTGGTGTATTAAAtggcagaaagaaaaatgtagagTTAAAAGTCTAACATGATATCttaaagtgtctttttttgAAGATATCAGGACAGTAGCAAGTCTTAACACTTGAGAGGCTGAAATCACAAAATATTTAGTGTGTTTGCCAGAAAAATTATTGATTGATGATTGATTAATGAAGAGATGTTTAGGTTAGCCGTTGATCGTGTCACTGCTGTGATTGTCTGTTATATATCAGTGTCAAGTGAATGTTGTTGTTCGTACATTGCTTTGGACTTTGGGAAGCcatttagcatgttttttctgcagtttttaaaaatgttttacactgATAAACATGGTTTGACACACTACtagtgaaagaaaaacttttctgTAGGTTTAGTGTCTGAACCTCTTACAGCTGAAATAAACTCctttttaacaggaaaaaactGCAACCTTTTGTTTGATGCTGAATGAGTAGAAagacagaagagaagagaattaaaaaaggcagagagaaacaaaaagcagGCATCAGGATGAAGTTTATCGTCTTGTTGTTCTTCTCCTCAGCACCTCTGGACCACATACTGTTCAGTAATCGCTCCCAGATCCACTCCAGCCTGAAACACTATGAAAACGCTCTGAGAGACGCTGAGATGTCCTGCAGGCTGAAGCCTCACTGGTCCAAGGTATGAGACACCgccaaaacagacaaactgtgattttactggctTTGTTGTGAGTGTGATATAAATCTCCCCCTCTCCCTGCAGGGTCATGTTCGTAAAGCTCAGGCCCTGGTGTCTCTGGGCAGGACGGAGGAGGCTCTGAGGGAGTATCTGCTGTGTCTGTCCATGGAGCCTGACTGCAGAGTGGCCAAGACGGAGGCTCTCAAGGTAAACATGACGCTCCTGTTTGCTATTTGtcatcttttgtgtgttttctagcTTGTTTCAttgcttgttttttcctctcagcTGCTCAGTGAACTCCTGGCTCCGGTCACCGGTCAGGTCCCTGAACACATCTCAGATTGCTCCAACATACTGTCTTCCAGAGCACACATTAAAAGCAGCATCAGGGCTCCCTTCCAGGTAGGAAAGACTCCACCACTGGTAGAAGTCTAAATCATCttggttgcttttgtctgtcACTGCCTACATTGTCTCTTCTCCCATCTTTTTGTCCTTTAGACCATCAGTTCCTGCTCACTGCCTTCAGACTCCAGTCTTCCTGTACCTGAGAGGTCAGAGGGGAGTCATGTTAAAGGTCAGCCGGAGCTCCGGAGGCTCGGTCACTGTTTCCTCCTCAAACGAAAGCGAAGGAGCACAGAAGAGGAGGCAGAAGAGGAGCGATGGGAAAATAGCGCAGACTGCAAGAGGTCAAAGTCTGGTAAGGTTACACCTGTGCACAAAAATACACTCAACACATCATCAGTGTCTAATCTTATTTACTATTTGGTTGTTTCTCCTTTCAGAGCCAACAGAGACGCCCGGTTCTTTGAGTTCTGAGGTCGGTGACGTCTTGGATCCAGCGGATCTGGAGTGTTCTCTGTGCATGAGGTGAGATTTACATAACCCAACAAAATCCTGCTCTGCAAAATGTCtgtctaaaaacaaaaagactcaaaggaaaaaacagatttttctctGCTCCAGCCTGACTAAAAGTCTAGGTGGAGCTTCAAAAAAAAGCAGCTCACGATGCTATAAATCCATTAGCAGTTGTGTAACATGTCATAAACTGCTGTTGGCAGCAATATAGCCGGTAATGAAATCATTTTCCAGTAGCTGACAAAGAATCAAGTTATGGCCTGCAGTCTgtatgcagacacacaaaatatcaCAGTACAAAGCAGGGGTGGGGCAATATATCAGTAAGGTAGCACATTGGATCACTTCCACAACTTTCCATGACCATTTTGAGAGTCATCACTTCATTCATAATTcctgctttttgtatttttgggggtatttttttcttcttcagctaCACAGATGTATCATAGATGATTGTCTCGCATTTGTTGTATCATGACACCATCGTTATCGTGAGTAATATATGGTGATAGTGTCATGTCGTGAGCTACTCTGCGATTCACACCCCTAGTACAAACCCAGATTTTCTCAGTGTTAGTGAGTGTGTAGTTTCCACTGTAGCATCAGTGTTTTTTACACTGTTTGTGTATTTCTCGTCCAGACTCTTCTACGAGCCGGTGACGACGCCATGTGGTCACACTTTCTGTCTTCAGTGTCTGAAGAGATGTTTGGATCACAACCCCAAGTGTCCGCTGTGTAAAGAGGAGCTGTCTGAGGTACGTCATGAAATAATCCATGAGGCTGAAGTAACATCAACAAGCAGACAGTGTGATCTGAACTGAATCCAGCagactttctctctctgtgtacaGATGATAAACCGATATCAGTGGTTTCTTTTTACCACAATTCAAATTAACATACCACATTGTGTGTAACTCACTGGGATTATTTTCAGGTTAGCCAAATTGCAGGGATGACTGTGGggttagaatagaatagaaatacttcATTTGATCctaaaagaaaaactctgtCATTACAGTAGCAAGCAGGAAGAGTAAAGTGAATGCCGCCACAAATataagcaagaaaagcactcagagagcagtactccaccaaggctgctcagtcattgaaTGATTcttgacagatgaaatctttacaCAATTTGTAGTCCACAGGGGTTGATCAGCAGGCAGGTGACATAGTGGTCAGCtgttgtcatagctacagtgctgctatcttgcaatgatacagatatctttaaaaaaatccgtggatccagactataagccacatcactgccaaaatctaattaggtggtccttgtgtcatttctgaccttccctgaaaatttcatctaaatcaatttgtctgtttttgagtaatgttacagacagacagacagacaaccaacACAGATTGTCACATAGCTCTATCGCgtttcttggcagagtaataaataaGCAGAAATATCTGTAGACAGTAAGGTAGAATGAAAAAGAGACAGGGAAAAtatacaaaagcacaaaacgcacaataaagtgtaaaatatactctgagtaaaaaaaaaagtgctacaGTGAAAAATTTATTATAGAGAAACTTTGACCAAATGAATAGAGGTTCtattaaaaatactgaattaAATGATCCAAAAAACTATGTTTCATTTTGCTCAGTTCTTGCCATCACTGATTCTTGCTCATTTGATGAGGTCACTATCAAGGCTGATATCAATCAGGTGTATTTAACACGATATTTTGGAATAAACATACAGCAGGCTTTAACTGCAAAACAAAGGATCCTGTGCTGTCTGACCActtgtgtattttctttgctACAATAGTTTCCCCACATATTCTGGTAAGAttgaaaactgtccaaaaaagGTCAATTAATGAGAATTCCAGCGCTGTGTTTATGGAAGATTTGTCCACTGATCtcaagagcagcatcagtagaCAAActtctttatcatttttattctaCAACAATCAGTTTCCTTCTTATAATAACACCAGTTTAGACTAAAACAGTCCCTGGCaaataaaagcatcacaaaaagcagcatatctgaaaagaaaatgctgttaaatttaattcatctttttctattttgttgtatattttctatataataaactttagtgtttttacatgtgttttgtatgttaTGTCCTATATTAGGTCTTCTATCACTGTTTTCGTCAATCGACCTGAATTATTCTGTTAAATGTATTTGCAGTT containing:
- the LOC110965080 gene encoding LON peptidase N-terminal domain and RING finger protein 3, which gives rise to MGTESESMLHLAAEAFQSKNFDLAAEIYECQLAGVGDPGSRLELMVKRADALAFGGKFTEAFDVYRKASEIERLRPAHLTNLTEYLSGSIRRQDGEGSRRGSPGREEEAAASGATGSGYEDFCCRICLSFLFEPVTLPCGHCFCKKCLERERKEKERPVMCKQCRDSSRVADVQSYRVNVVLSSLLAKWFPALHQAGRLRREGNGLYAEKKMEAALEKYHQAILIAPLDHILFSNRSQIHSSLKHYENALRDAEMSCRLKPHWSKGHVRKAQALVSLGRTEEALREYLLCLSMEPDCRVAKTEALKLLSELLAPVTGQVPEHISDCSNILSSRAHIKSSIRAPFQTISSCSLPSDSSLPVPERSEGSHVKGQPELRRLGHCFLLKRKRRSTEEEAEEERWENSADCKRSKSEPTETPGSLSSEVGDVLDPADLECSLCMRLFYEPVTTPCGHTFCLQCLKRCLDHNPKCPLCKEELSEYLVQRQYCKTVLMENLISKYLPSELMERQKIHQEEMAELSNLNKNVPIFVCTMAFPTVPCPLHIFEPCYRLMIRRCMETGTNSFGMCLGDNLKGFVDYGCLLEIRDVKFFSDGRSVVDTIGRRRFKVMQHRERDGYNTADIEYLEDVKVEGVAERELQSLHDTVYDQALVWVNSLKAEQKERIEGHFGPMPEKDCELQASPNGPSWCWWLLAVLPLEGRAQLPFLALTSLKDRLSGIRKVLLFMAHSRHR